One window of Elaeis guineensis isolate ETL-2024a chromosome 11, EG11, whole genome shotgun sequence genomic DNA carries:
- the LOC105045079 gene encoding auxin-responsive protein SAUR32-like has protein sequence MKSEDKDHHHHPHHRHNRLFNFHLHMRHEKGASSPKGLMGIRVGMEGEEEQQRFMVPVEYLKHPLFVGLLNEAEREYGFDQPAAITIPCRVDYFRYVLSIIDRDSSAGQTHHRQHHRLAHCAGCFRA, from the coding sequence ATGAAGTCCGAAGACAAGGATCACCACCACCACCCCCACCACCGCCATAACCGGTTGTTTAACTTCCACCTCCACATGCGACACGAGAAGGGGGCTTCGTCACCCAAGGGGTTGATGGGAATAAGGGTGGGAATGGAAGGGGAGGAAGAGCAGCAGCGATTCATGGTGCCGGTGGAGTATTTGAAACATCCGCTCTTCGTGGGGCTTCTCAACGAGGCCGAGAGGGAGTATGGGTTTGACCAACCGGCGGCGATCACCATCCCGTGCCGTGTCGACTACTTCCGCTACGTCCTGAGCATCATCGACCGTGATAGTAGTGCCGGTCAAACCCATCATCGCCAACACCACCGCTTGGCCCATTGCGCTGGTTGTTTTAGGGCGTGA